GGGTAAAAGCGTTCCGCCAACAGTTCACGACGCAGGTCGGCCAGTAGACGCGGAGCTTTCGCTTCGGCCTCCTCAACCGTCTGGCCGTCAATTCCCGGTGCACCCTTATTGCGTACAACAGACAGCAGCGCCCGGGCGAGATTTGCCTCGGATGCCACCGCTTCCAGCAGCCGATCCGAATCGGCTGCCCGGGTGAAAGAACTTGCCATGGTTTTGTGCTTCGCTGTGTGCAGTAGCCATGAACGATGCTCGGGTTCGCCCGAGCCTCCTTCATCGCCACCCCCTCGCGGGCTGTCGGCGAACACGAAGCCCAATTGATGATGTCCTTTCCTTCTCAACCCATCTCTCCCTTTGCTCAGCCGACTTTCACCGGCTTCATCGCTCCTACGGAGAGATCCGACTTCTGCAGGGGCGTCAGCGGTCGTCGTTTCCTCCTGCCCGCTTACCGCTCACGCGGACCCCAACAGATCTCCCGGGGTAAGAACACTGAATGTCCCGCCGCCGCCGCCCTCATTACCGCCCCGGTCTCGGTTGGATTTTGGGCGTCGCGTTATGAGGCACGCTCACCCGACCGGATCGGCCTGTCCAAGGGTTTACTCGCGTTCGGTGCTGCGGTTCGCCTAAGACTTCTTCCCCACACGACCTCGCGGCATCAGCGCATTGCCGTCTCCCGACGGGCACGCTGCGTGCAGTTGCCTTCGACTTACGGTTGCTACCAACTCGCCCCGTAAAGGACTTTCACCTCCAATCCAGTGCCCATGCCCGGCACACCTCGGCAACGCCGTCGCGCCGCGCTGGCGCCCCCGCGATTTGTCGATGTGCTCGCAGGCCCAAAGATGCACGATGCAACCGGCGCGATGATAGTGTTCTTGCAGGCGTTGAAATCGTCGAAGAACGCGGTGCCGGCGATTTCCGTCACGCACGCGCGTAAGCTTCTCAGGAACGAAATTTCTCCGGATCGGGACAGATTACCGCAGCACCTATCAACCGACCCTCGCGCAACCGTTGCAATGCCTCGTTCGCATGCTCCAGCGTAAACCGTTCGGTCACGGTCCTGATCCCCGCCTTTTCAACCATCTCGAAGAAGGAAGTGCCATCCTCGCGCGTCAGGTTGGCGACCGAGAGGATCGAGCGCTCGCCCCAGAGATCGGCATAGGGGAAGGCAGGAATGTCACTCATATGAATGCCCGCGCAGACAACGCGTCCACCCTTGCGCACGACCTTCAGCGCGGCCGGTACCAGCGCCCCTACGGGCGCAAAGATCAGCGCGGCATCGAGCTGAACCGGAGGCGCGGCCTCGGACGACCCGGCCCAAATGCCGCCAAGCGACCGAGCAAACGCCTGTCCGTCTTCGTCGCCCGGCTTAGTGAAGGCATAGACCTCACGCCCCTGCCATGTCGCGACCTGGGTGAGGATGTGCGCGGCCGCGCCAAAACCGTACAGCCCGATCCGCCGGGCGTCGCCGGCAAGACGCAGTGCGCGCCAGCCGATCAGCCCCGCGCACAATAGCGGCGCTGCCTCGACGTCGGTAAAGCGGTCCGGCAACGCGAAGCAATAGCGTGCGTCCGCGACGACATGACTGGCATAACCCCCATCGCGGGTACAGCCGGTAAACTGTGGCTGATCGCAGAGATTTTCGTGCCCACTCCTGCAATAGCCGCAGACGCCGCAGGTGTAGCCGAGCCACGGAACGCCAACGCGTTGGCCGATCGCGAAACCTGCGGTTTCTTCGCCCACGGCAAGCACCCGGCCGACGATCTCGTGACCCGGGATGATCGGGTAATGGGCGGGGATTTCCCCGTCGAGCACATGGAGGTCGGTGCGGCAGACACCACAGGCCGCCACCTTGATCAGGAGATCCGCCGGACCGGCAACGGGCAACGGCCGCGCGACCATGCGCAGCGGCTTGCCGGGTCCGTCGAGCTGCATGGCATGCATCTGGCCCATGTCACGATCCTATCATTGGCGGTACTATCAGTCTCGCACGGCTTTCCGGGCATCGCGCTAAGTAAACTTACCAGGTTGGTCGCGGATTCGACGCGGCATCCCCTACTTATATCAACCTGCCTGAGAGGCCGGTATGGGGAAGGATCTTGTTGTGATCATCGAGGGCGGCGATCAGTCTGTTCTCGTGGTCCATGTTGAAATTGCCCTTCCCGAACTGCATGGCACTCGTCTTGGGCCGACAATGCTTTCCAAGCGGCAGATGCTTATCGCCGCCTTCGATCCGATGGGATGTTGCTGGCCTGAGCCGGTGTGCGAAGCGGACATGCACATCACCTCGACGAAGTTCGATAGCAGACGACGAGGGCAAGCATTCCGGCCGATGTGCAGCGACTCTGTGACGAACCAGCGGCCCTTCCGAGGCTGGCGAATATCCAGCGCCATTGCTGATTGCTGGGCGTCGGGTACGCCAACGCCCTTGACCCGGCGGGGCCCCGATCCGGCATCATCCGAGGCGATCGCGATCGCCATCGAAAGCGGTAGGGCGACGACCGCGAACGTCAGCGCGGCCACCGCATCTTCCTTAAGCGCGGAAAAGCCGTAGCCTTCGCGCTGCACCGTGATGAGCTTGGCCGTGAACAGCTCTGCGAAGTCTGGCTCACCCATCATGGGCGATCGTGCCTAGGATCGATCCGATTGCCCGTTGCGCCCTAGCGTCAGCCCGAAGCGCGCGTGCCGAACGTGGCGTTACGCAGGGACAGGCCGATCAAGAGGAGGGCGATCCCCTGGAACAGCAGGTCGATGGACAGCACCATCCCGAGAACCCAGATCGAATTAACCGGCCAGCCAAGCGCAATCACCAGCGCGGCGGCGATGCTCGCAACGGCCGAGACGGCCATCCACCCCCAACGGGAGAGCGAGCGCGTTGTAAGCGCGATGAAGAGACGCAGAACGCCGGAGAGTCCGAGCGAGACGGCGAGGAACAGGGTCAGTAGGGTGGCGGCGAACACGGGATCGAGCAACATCGCGGCAGCGGCCGCAAGATAAAGTAATCCGCTGAGAGCCCAAAATGTGAATCGCGTCCTTTTTCTGACGCCGAAGGCATGGATAATCTGGAACGCGCCAGCGACCAGCATGACGGCCCCGACGTAGAAAGTCGCCGCAACGGTCGTGATAAACAGGTTTGCGGACGCAGAGGCGCCCAACAGAACGAGCGCCATGCCGAGCGCCACGAACCAGCCCCATGCGCCGCGCTGCTCGAGCGAAGCCGGGCTGCCGCCGAAGCGCGATCCTTGCGTGTAGATCATGATGTTCGACTCCTATGCCTCTACGGTCCAACGCCCAACGACCGCTTGCTAGACTCCCGCGATCTCCAGCACATTCCGTTTATCTACGGATTGGCGCCGCCCCCCAACCGTTCAGTTCAGCGCAACATTCAAACCAGGTTCTCGTACTGTCGCAGGAGCCGCCAGAAGTCACACCCGGTAAGATATCCGACCCATGACCCATAGCCATATGCGACCAGCCACAGCCTCCAGGTAGGCAGCGGGACGATGTCCTTGGCAACAGTGGTTTCTGGTCCGCGATGCGAATGTCAGGGCCACGACATCACCAATTTCGAGAAGCTTCATCTCGTGGGTGGCGGCTTCGACGGCGCGGGCGAGCCGGACGTTGGTTATGTGCAGCGGCGCCACGCCGATCACACCGAGCAGCCGTCGGATATCCTGTTCGGCGCTGTCCTTGGACTCGTCATCTAGCCAGCCCCACGGGAAAGCCGAACCCTGTCGCGGAGGTCACGAGACGCCGACAGGGTTCGATCCGTTAATCTACGGATAGGTTCGACGCGAGCCCGGGTTCACATCGCTGGTCTTGATCACCGGTCCTGAAGGGCCGCGTCGAGGCACATGTCCAATATTCGGTCACAGAAAGGTTTGTCCATGAAAGCGCTCGTTTATCAGGGTCCAGGCGCCAAGGCGCTCGAGGACCGGCCCAAGCCCGAAATCCGCGACGCCGGCGATGCGGTCGTTCGCATCACTCGGACGACGATCTGCGGGACGGACCTGCACATCCTGAAGGGCGACGTCGCGACCTGCGCGCCGGGCCGCATCCTCGGCCATGAAGGCGTGGGCGTGGTCGAGGCGGTCGGCGCGGGGGTCTCCGTCTTCAAGCCGGGCGACCGCGTGCTCATTTCGTGCGTCACCGCCTGCGGCCGGTGCGACTATTGCCGGCGCGGCATGTATTCGCATTGCACCACCGGCGGCTGGATCCTCGGCAACGAGATCGACGGCACCCAGGCCGAATATGTCCGAATCCCCCATGCCGACACCAGCCTTTACCCGATCCCCGAAGGCGCTGACGAGGAGGCGCTGGTGATGCTGAGCGACATCTTGCCGACCGGCTTCGAGTGCGGCGTGCTCAACGGGAAGGTCGCGCCGGGGGGCAGCGTCGCCATCGTCGGCGCGGGTCCGATCGGGCTCGCGACGCTGCTGACGGCGCAATTCTATTCTCCCGCCCAAATCATCATGATCGATCTCGACGACAACCGACTGGAAGTCGCCCGCCGTTTCGGCGCGACGCATGTCGTCAACAGCGCCGACGGGAAAGCGGCGGACGCGGTGAAGGCGCTCACCGAGGGACGCGGCGTCGACGCCGCGATCGAGGCTGTGGGCATTCCCGCCACCTTCCTGCTGTGCCAGGACATCGTGGCGCCGGGTGGCGTGATCGCCAATATCGGCGTCCACGGCTCCAAGGTCGATCTCCATCTTGAGCGGCTCTGGTCGCACAACATCTCGATCACGACGCGGCTGGTCGACACCGCGACGACGCCGATGTTGCTCAAGACGGTCCAATCGAAGAAAATCGATCCCAAGCTGCTGATCACGCATCGTTTCGCGCTGGCGGACATTCTTGACGCCTATGACACCTTCGGCCGCGCCGCGGCGACCCAGGCGCTGAAAGTGATCATAGAAGCTTGACCACCGGGACCGACCCTGGCGCCCTGCCGCGCTATCGCTCCAATCTTCAGGGCGAGGTCGACGGCGCGGCGGTCTATGCGGCGCTGGCCGAGAGCGAGGCCGATCCAAAGCTGGCCGAGGTGTTCCACCGGCTCGCCGCGGTCGAGCAGGCCCATGGCGAGTTCTGGCGGAAGCGGATCGAAGCAGGCGGCGACCATTTTTCGCCTGCTCCCTCCGCAAGCGCACGCATCCTCTCCTGGTTGGCGAAGCGATTCGGACCGGCTTTCGTCCTGCCGGCGATCGCGGCCAGCGAGGCGCGCGGCAGCACGGCCTATGACGCACAGCCCGAGGCGAAAGCCGCCGGGCTACCGGCCGATGAGCGATCGCATGCCGTGCTGATGCGGGCGGCCGCCGGCGAAGGAGGTCTCTCAGGACCGACGATCGCGCTCCTCGAGGGACGCCACCGTGGCGGCGGCAACACATTGCGCGCCGCCGTGCTCGGGGCCAATGACGGTCTCGTCTCCAATCTCAGCCTCGTGATGGGGGTGGCCGGCGCCGCCGCGGCAGACAATACGCTGCTGCTCACGGGACTTGCCGGTCTTGTCGCCGGTGCCTGCTCGATGGCGATGGGCGAATGGCTGTCGGTCACAAGCTCGCGCGAACTTTACCAGAGCCAGATCGCGACCGAAGCAGAGGAACTGCGCGAGGTTCCTGAGGAGGAGAAGGAGGAACTGATCCTCATCTATCAGGCCAAGGGCATTGCCGAACCGCAGGCGCGCGCGCTGGCGGAGCGGCTGCTGAGCAATGAAGGAACAGCGCTCGACACGCTGGCGCGCGAAGAACTGGGGATCGATCCGGATCAACTCGGCGGGTCCGCATGGACGGCGGCGAGCTGGTCGTTCCTGCTCTTTGCGGGCGGCGCCATCATCCCCGTGGCGCCGTTCCTGCTGCTCTCCGGGCGACCGGCGCTGATTGTCAGCCTGGCCGCCAGCGGCCTTGCTCTCGCGCTGATCGGCGCCGGCACAAGTCTATTTACCGGCCGCTCCGCGCTGTTCTCGGCGGCCCGCCAGCTCGCCATCGGGATTGCCGCTGCCGTGGTCACCTATGGCGCGGGTGCAATCGTGGGCGTTTCGCTCGGCTGAGCGCCTCCATCATCGTGCGGGAGATGGGCGAGGTGTTCCCGCTGCACGGCGGAACGCCTGCAGCCCAGGGTCAAGACCGGAGACCCGAAGCTTCGACGGGTCGTGGGTCGCGACTGGCAGAACAGTACGCTGATTTCACCGCCGGCCTGAAACGCGAACTGGCGGAAATACAGGATGCCAAGATCCGCCAGTGGGCGATCTACGATATGCGGGCGGTCCTGGAAAGCGACAAGAAGGTCAGGGGCGAGCGGGCCGCTCGGCGGCGTTGAGAGACGAGGATTCCAGGGACTCGCGCTCGATCAGGCCATCATCGTGCCCGTCTCCACGAAGCGCAGGTGCCATGACAGGGCTTCAGCCAACAGGGACGGCGAGTGCTTGCCGTAGGATGACCGCAAGGCCCGCTCGAAATAATCGGACAGCGCCGGCCTGTAGCGAGGATGCGCGCATTTCTCGATGATCAGTCGCGCGCGCTGCTTGGGCGAGAGACCGCGCAGGTCGGCCAGCCCCTGCTCGGTCACGAGTATCTGAACATCCTGGTTGATGTGGTCGACATGGCTCACCTGCGGCACGATGGCCGAGATCGCCCCGCGCTTGGCGAGCGAGGGCGTCATGAAGATCGACACATAGGCGTTGCGCGCGAAATCGCCCGATCCGCCAATGCCGTTCTGGATGCGCGAGCCCATGACATGAGTGGAATTGACGTTGCCGTAGATGTCGGCTTCGATCAGCCCGTTCATCGCGATGCAGCCCAGCCGGCGGATCAGTTCGGGATGGTTGCTGATCTCCTGTGGACGCAACACCATCTTGTCCCTAAAACGCTCCATGTCGGCGTTGAGACCTGCGGCTGCCTCGGGGCTGAGCGAGAAGGCCGTCGCGGAGGCCATGCGCAGCTTGCCGGCAGCAAGCAGGTCCAGCATCCCGTCCTGGATCACCTCGGTATAGGCGGTCATGTCCTCGAACGGGCTGTCGACAAGGCCCGTCAGCACGGCGTTGGCGATGTTACCCACCCCCGACTGGATCGGCAGCAGGGACGCAGGCAATCGGCTCCGCGCGACCTCATGACGGAAGAACTCCAGCAGGTGCCCGGCTATGGTCAGCGCATCCTCGTCGGGCGCCTTGAACGGCAGGTTGCGGTCGGGCGCGTCCGTTTCGACGATGGCGACGATTTTGGCGGGGTCGCACCGGAATCCAGTCTCGCCGATCCTGTCATCCGGCCGCACGAGCGGGATCGGCACGCGGTGCGGGGGCAGGGCGGTGCCATAATAGATGTCGTGCATGCCTTCGAGAGCCGGGTTCTGCCAGCTGTTCACTTCGAGGATGACCTGGCTCGCCCGGTCCAGCCACGTCTTGTTGTTGCCGACCGACGACGACGGAATCAGCGACCCGTCCGGCCGGATACCGCTGATCTCCACCAACGCCGTGTCCAGCGGACCCAGGAAGCCCTGCCATGCCATCGGCGCGACCTGGCTCAGATGCATGTCGAAATATTCCATCTCGCCGCGGTTGATCTTTTCGCGGGCGATCGGGTCGGAATTATAGGGCAGGCGGAACTCGATGCCGTCGGCCCTGGCCAGCGCACCGTCGAGTTCGGGCCCCGTCGAGGCGCCGGTCCAGACGCGCAGCGAGAAGGGGTTGCCTGCCGCATGCTCGGCCTCGATCCGTTCCGCAAGGGCGAGCGGGACCGCCTTGGGATAGCCGGAACCCGTGAAGCCGCTCATGCCCACCGTGGTGCCGGGCGCGATCAACCGCGCGGCATCCTGCGCGCTCATCAGCTTCGAGCGCAGCGCGTCGCAACCAATACGTCGTTCTCTCACCGTTCCGAATCTCCAATCATGTCCAAGGTGCCTGCAAGCATTGATGAAAGAAGGCCTTTGCACCAGCGCCGTGCGGCGCGTACGGCCCTGGCCCATCGCTCCGCCGCGGTGGCAATTGTCGGCATTTCAAACCATCGCAGTAGATCGAGGAATGCAGTCGTGCAGCATGGCAGCCTCGTCATCGATGCGCGGACTTCACCGGCCGCAAAGCGTATCGCTTGAGGCACTCCGCACTTACCAAATAGCCGACCACCAGCAGTGCGATGGCGCCGAATATGGTTCCGCCTGGCATCGTGAAGCCGAGCAGACCGGCCGAGGGGAGTAGCGGCAGCAGCAGCGCCGCCGCAAGGCCGGCCAGCGCCGTGACGGTCAGCACGATGTGCGGCCGGCTCGACCAGGCCGGGCGGGATGTGCGGATCACGAAGACCACGAGGATCTGCGTCAGCATCGATTCCATGAACCAGGCTGTGCGAAACTCCGGGATGCCGACGTGGAAGACGCCGAGCAGAAGCGCAAAGGTAGCCAAGTCGAAGAGCGATGAAAGCGGTCCCATGATCGCGGTGAAGCGTACCAGCCCCCTCATATCCCATCCCTGCGGACGCGCCAGATCGTCGCTATCGGCGGTGTCGAACGGGATGCCGATCTCGGACAAGTCGTAGAGAAGGTTGTTCAGCAGGACCTGCACCGGTGTGAGCGGCAGAAACGGCAGGAACAGCGACGCGACCGCCATGGTCAGCATGTTGCCGAAGTTGGAGCTCGTTCCCATCCGGACATATTTCATGATGTTGGCATAGGTTCGCCGCCCCTCGGCGACGCCGTCGGCGAGCACGCCGAGATCGGGCGCGAGCAGGATCATGTCGGCTGCCTCGCGTGCCACGTCGGTGGCGCCGTCGACCGACAGGCCGACATCCGCGGCGCGGATCGCCGGCGCGTCGTTGATGCCGTCGCCGATGAAGCCCACCGTGTGGCCGCGCGCACGGAGCGCCCGCACGATCCGTGTCTTCTGGTCGGGCGTGACGCGGGCGAAAAGGTCGACCTGTTCCACGCGGGCAGCGAGTGCTGAATCATTCAGCTTCGCGATCTCTTCGCCGGTCAAAATACCTTCGACCGGCAGGGCGAGCGCCGCCACGAGATGCTGGATCACCGGCGCAGCGTCACCCGAAATCACCTTGATGCGGATGCCCGCCGCTTCGAGCCGGGCGACTGCGGTTGTGGCGCTGGGCTTGGGCGGGTCGACGAACACGCAATAGCCAGCGAAGACGAGTTCGTCTTCGCCGTGTGCGTCGATGCGCTCCTGTCCGGCGGCCGGCTTCCATGCGATGGCGAGCAGTCTGAGCCCCTGTGCAGCCCGATCGTCCCGCAATGCGCACAGCCGCGCGCGCAATCCATCGTCAAGTGGCAGAAGTGCCCCCGACCGGTCCTGCGCTCTCGTGCACAGGGCAAGCAGTGTCTCGGGCGCGCCCTTGACGATCTCGATCCGCTCGCTTCCTTGCTCGGCCAGGACCGCCACGCGTCGCCGCTCGAAATCGAACGGCCGTTCGTCCAGCTTGCGCCAGTCCTCGAGCGAGCGGCCAGTCATGTGGAGCACCAGCGCCTGGTCAAGCGGACTTTTCAGGCCGGTCTCGAAGCGGGCGTTGACCGCCGCCAGCTCCGCCACCCGCTCGTCATCCTCGCCGTCGATGCCTGGATGGCCGACGAGCGTGATCCGCGCCTCGGTGAGTGTGCCGGTCTTGTCGGTGCACAATATGTCCATCTGGCCGAGGTCGTGGATCGCGGACAGCCGCTTCACCACCACTTTGGCTTTCGCCATCCGCTGAGCGCCGCGCCCGAGCGCGACGGTCATGATCATCGGCAAAAGCTCGGGCGTCAGGCCCACCGCGAGCGCCATCGCGAACAGGAAGGACTGTAGTGGCGGCCGGCCGAGGGCCAGATGGGCGAGCAGCACGAACAATACGAGGAAGATCGTGAGCCGCACGATCAATGTGCCAAGTTTGTGGATGCCATGTTCGAACGCGGTCGCCGGCTGCTTGCCGGCGAGCGAACGCGCGATCGCGCCGAAGCGCGTGCGCAAACCGGTCTGGACGACGAGCATCGTCGCCGTGCCGCCGATGAGTGATGTCCCGTGGAACAGCGCGTTGCGCGCGTCGGCCGGCGTCTCGGCGGTCATGACGGGCTCGATCTGCTTCTCGACCGGATAAGGCTCGCCGGTCAGCAGCGCCTCGTTCACCTGCGCGCCGTTTGCCGCCAGGACTATGCCATCGGCAGGGACGAGATCGCCCGCCGCAAGCATGACGATATCGCCAGCCACCAGCTCGCGCACGGGCAACTCGATCGGCTTGCCATCGCGCAGCACGGTCGCATGAAGGGCGATCGCCTGCTTGAGGGCTTCCGCCGTCGCTTCGGCCCTGTGCTCCTGGACGAGATCGAGGGCGGTAGACAGCACGACGACGATGAAGATGATCGCAAAGCTCGCCATGTCGCCGGTCGCCCCGGCTATGCCGGCGGCCACGAGCAGGATGGCGATCAGAGGATTGCCGAGGCGGCGCAGGAGGTCGAGCAGGAGATGCCGCTGCTTCGCCGCGGATATCTCGTTCAGCCCGTCCCGCTCGAGGCGCGCGGCCGCCTCATCCGACGACAGCCCGTCGCGGGTCGCGGCGAGCGTGCGAAGAGAATCGTCGGGCGTGGCTTGCCAGAACGCCTGCGGATCGGTCACCGCGGCTCCCGTCCGCTGAACCGCAGCAAGGACAGGAACAGGTTCAGGAAGTCGAGGTAGAGCGTCAGCGCACCCATTACCGCAGCGCCACTGCGCCCATCCGCGGCGCCCTTCTCATACTGACGCTTTAATCGCTGTGCGTCGAATGCGGTGAGCCCCGCAAACAGCAGGATGCCGACGGCCGAGGTGAGCAGATCGAGCGTGCCTGAGCGCACGAACAGATTGAGCAGCATTGTCATGATGAGCCCGACGAGCGCGATTGTGAAGAATGCACCCAGCCCCGATAGATCCTTGCCCGTGATCGCGCCAGCCAGCGCGAGCACGGCAAACCCGGCAGCAGCGGCAACGAAGGTATAAGCGACGCTGTCGCTGCTGTAGGAAAGCAGCACGCTGCCGAGCGACAGTCCGACGAGCGCGGCGTAGAGCATGAAGATCGCCCTGGCCGTCAAAGCGGACAGCCGGTCAACGCTGGCGCCGAGCAGGATCACGATTCCCAGGGGCGCCAGCGTCACGATCCATCCAATGATGGTGAGCCCGTCGGCAGTGAAAAGCGCGTCCGTCAGCGATCGGCTGTAGGCGACCAGAAGGGCGAACGCCGCCGATAGGATCACGCCGCCTGCCATGTGGAGATAGACCGCGCTCAAATATGCGCCAAGCCCACGATGCCCGCCGTCCGAATTGCCGGACGCTGGCCACCCAAATTCATTGCTTCGATGGAGCATGCGACGGTCCTCGCCTTGGGTAAAAGCTAGACTTCCACTCTGTGTCGGCACGTCGCTGCGACCAATCCGCAAAGCTACGTAAGCTGACGGCCGGCCTAGGTCCGTAGGCTTACCTAATTCGTCGTGCTGCAGAAGTTCCTATGAGCCGCTGACAGGCAACGAGGAGCAGGCAGTGGTTTCGCTATCGACGCCCGACAGAATGGCGACAAAATGTGCTGGTTATCCAGACGGCGCATTGGCTGAACTGTTCCTTCGCGCCATGAGAGTAGCCGTTGCGACCCTTGCAGGCGGGCTCGCGCTGTCGTCGCTCGGCGAGGCATTCGGTTGCTCGCGCAACCGGCAGAGGCGGACTGCGTCGATCCTGAAACCTGGCTGGCCCGGACATCGTCAGGCGCAGGTTCGTGGTGGCCGGCATGGGCCGCCTGGCTCGACCTTCATTCAAGTCCTCCAGGCCTACCGCCGCCGCTCGGCGGTTCCGGCGTGAACGCCGGGGCGCTCGGAAACGCGCCGGGCAGCTATGTCCTCGAAAGCTGACGAGCCGACCGCAACAAAGCCGTCGGGCGCATGGCGGCCCTGGTTTCTCGGCATCATCCTTGTGGCGGCGCTGGTCGGGGCGGTGCTGCATTTCGGCGAGATAGAGAACTTTGGCCGGCTGGTCGCTCGCGCCAATCTCTTCTGGTTGGCTCTTGCCGTCCTATTCCAGCTTTCGACCTATGCCAGCGTGGCGGCGGGCTGGGCGGTGGTGCTGCGCTGTGCGGGAACGCCGCGTCCGCTCCCCAGATTGATGCGAATCGCGCTCACCAAATTATTCGCCGACCAGGCAGTGCCGAGCGCAGGAATGGGGGGCAATGTCCTGCTCGTCGACCAACTCGTGCGGTTACGCGTGCCGCGCGGG
The window above is part of the Sphingomonas sanxanigenens DSM 19645 = NX02 genome. Proteins encoded here:
- a CDS encoding zinc-dependent alcohol dehydrogenase family protein — protein: MGQMHAMQLDGPGKPLRMVARPLPVAGPADLLIKVAACGVCRTDLHVLDGEIPAHYPIIPGHEIVGRVLAVGEETAGFAIGQRVGVPWLGYTCGVCGYCRSGHENLCDQPQFTGCTRDGGYASHVVADARYCFALPDRFTDVEAAPLLCAGLIGWRALRLAGDARRIGLYGFGAAAHILTQVATWQGREVYAFTKPGDEDGQAFARSLGGIWAGSSEAAPPVQLDAALIFAPVGALVPAALKVVRKGGRVVCAGIHMSDIPAFPYADLWGERSILSVANLTREDGTSFFEMVEKAGIRTVTERFTLEHANEALQRLREGRLIGAAVICPDPEKFRS
- a CDS encoding HdeD family acid-resistance protein, with the translated sequence MIYTQGSRFGGSPASLEQRGAWGWFVALGMALVLLGASASANLFITTVAATFYVGAVMLVAGAFQIIHAFGVRKRTRFTFWALSGLLYLAAAAAMLLDPVFAATLLTLFLAVSLGLSGVLRLFIALTTRSLSRWGWMAVSAVASIAAALVIALGWPVNSIWVLGMVLSIDLLFQGIALLLIGLSLRNATFGTRASG
- a CDS encoding zinc-dependent alcohol dehydrogenase family protein translates to MKALVYQGPGAKALEDRPKPEIRDAGDAVVRITRTTICGTDLHILKGDVATCAPGRILGHEGVGVVEAVGAGVSVFKPGDRVLISCVTACGRCDYCRRGMYSHCTTGGWILGNEIDGTQAEYVRIPHADTSLYPIPEGADEEALVMLSDILPTGFECGVLNGKVAPGGSVAIVGAGPIGLATLLTAQFYSPAQIIMIDLDDNRLEVARRFGATHVVNSADGKAADAVKALTEGRGVDAAIEAVGIPATFLLCQDIVAPGGVIANIGVHGSKVDLHLERLWSHNISITTRLVDTATTPMLLKTVQSKKIDPKLLITHRFALADILDAYDTFGRAAATQALKVIIEA
- a CDS encoding VIT1/CCC1 transporter family protein; translation: MTTGTDPGALPRYRSNLQGEVDGAAVYAALAESEADPKLAEVFHRLAAVEQAHGEFWRKRIEAGGDHFSPAPSASARILSWLAKRFGPAFVLPAIAASEARGSTAYDAQPEAKAAGLPADERSHAVLMRAAAGEGGLSGPTIALLEGRHRGGGNTLRAAVLGANDGLVSNLSLVMGVAGAAAADNTLLLTGLAGLVAGACSMAMGEWLSVTSSRELYQSQIATEAEELREVPEEEKEELILIYQAKGIAEPQARALAERLLSNEGTALDTLAREELGIDPDQLGGSAWTAASWSFLLFAGGAIIPVAPFLLLSGRPALIVSLAASGLALALIGAGTSLFTGRSALFSAARQLAIGIAAAVVTYGAGAIVGVSLG
- a CDS encoding acetyl-CoA hydrolase/transferase family protein; the encoded protein is MSAQDAARLIAPGTTVGMSGFTGSGYPKAVPLALAERIEAEHAAGNPFSLRVWTGASTGPELDGALARADGIEFRLPYNSDPIAREKINRGEMEYFDMHLSQVAPMAWQGFLGPLDTALVEISGIRPDGSLIPSSSVGNNKTWLDRASQVILEVNSWQNPALEGMHDIYYGTALPPHRVPIPLVRPDDRIGETGFRCDPAKIVAIVETDAPDRNLPFKAPDEDALTIAGHLLEFFRHEVARSRLPASLLPIQSGVGNIANAVLTGLVDSPFEDMTAYTEVIQDGMLDLLAAGKLRMASATAFSLSPEAAAGLNADMERFRDKMVLRPQEISNHPELIRRLGCIAMNGLIEADIYGNVNSTHVMGSRIQNGIGGSGDFARNAYVSIFMTPSLAKRGAISAIVPQVSHVDHINQDVQILVTEQGLADLRGLSPKQRARLIIEKCAHPRYRPALSDYFERALRSSYGKHSPSLLAEALSWHLRFVETGTMMA
- the mgtA gene encoding magnesium-translocating P-type ATPase, with the protein product MTDPQAFWQATPDDSLRTLAATRDGLSSDEAAARLERDGLNEISAAKQRHLLLDLLRRLGNPLIAILLVAAGIAGATGDMASFAIIFIVVVLSTALDLVQEHRAEATAEALKQAIALHATVLRDGKPIELPVRELVAGDIVMLAAGDLVPADGIVLAANGAQVNEALLTGEPYPVEKQIEPVMTAETPADARNALFHGTSLIGGTATMLVVQTGLRTRFGAIARSLAGKQPATAFEHGIHKLGTLIVRLTIFLVLFVLLAHLALGRPPLQSFLFAMALAVGLTPELLPMIMTVALGRGAQRMAKAKVVVKRLSAIHDLGQMDILCTDKTGTLTEARITLVGHPGIDGEDDERVAELAAVNARFETGLKSPLDQALVLHMTGRSLEDWRKLDERPFDFERRRVAVLAEQGSERIEIVKGAPETLLALCTRAQDRSGALLPLDDGLRARLCALRDDRAAQGLRLLAIAWKPAAGQERIDAHGEDELVFAGYCVFVDPPKPSATTAVARLEAAGIRIKVISGDAAPVIQHLVAALALPVEGILTGEEIAKLNDSALAARVEQVDLFARVTPDQKTRIVRALRARGHTVGFIGDGINDAPAIRAADVGLSVDGATDVAREAADMILLAPDLGVLADGVAEGRRTYANIMKYVRMGTSSNFGNMLTMAVASLFLPFLPLTPVQVLLNNLLYDLSEIGIPFDTADSDDLARPQGWDMRGLVRFTAIMGPLSSLFDLATFALLLGVFHVGIPEFRTAWFMESMLTQILVVFVIRTSRPAWSSRPHIVLTVTALAGLAAALLLPLLPSAGLLGFTMPGGTIFGAIALLVVGYLVSAECLKRYALRPVKSAHR
- a CDS encoding Bax inhibitor-1/YccA family protein; protein product: MSAVYLHMAGGVILSAAFALLVAYSRSLTDALFTADGLTIIGWIVTLAPLGIVILLGASVDRLSALTARAIFMLYAALVGLSLGSVLLSYSSDSVAYTFVAAAAGFAVLALAGAITGKDLSGLGAFFTIALVGLIMTMLLNLFVRSGTLDLLTSAVGILLFAGLTAFDAQRLKRQYEKGAADGRSGAAVMGALTLYLDFLNLFLSLLRFSGREPR